A window from Lates calcarifer isolate ASB-BC8 linkage group LG7_2, TLL_Latcal_v3, whole genome shotgun sequence encodes these proteins:
- the LOC108872984 gene encoding LOW QUALITY PROTEIN: mitogen-activated protein kinase kinase kinase kinase 4-like (The sequence of the model RefSeq protein was modified relative to this genomic sequence to represent the inferred CDS: deleted 1 base in 1 codon) — MANDSPAKSLVDIDLASLRDPAGIFELVEVVGNGTYGQVYKGRHVKTGQLAAIKVMDVTEDEEEEIKLEINMLKKYSHHRNIATYYGAFIKKSPPGHDDQLWLVMEFCGAGSITDLVKNTKGNQLKEDWIAYISREILRGLAHLHAHHVIHRDIKGQNVLLTENAEVKLVDFGVSAQLDRTVGRRNTFIGTPYWMAPEVIACDENPDATYDYRSDLWSCGITAIEMAEGAPPLCDMHPMRALFLIPRNPPPRLKSKKWSKKFFSFIESCLVKNYTQRPPTEQLLKHPFIRDQPNERQVRIQLKDHIDRTKKKRGEKDETEYEYSGSEEEEEDPPEQEGEPSSIVNVPGESTLRRDFIRLQQENKERSEALRRQQLLQEQQLREQEEYKRQLLAERQKRIEQQKEQRRRLEEQQRREREMRRQQEREQRRREQEEKRRIEEMDRRRKEEEERRRAEDEKRRNDREQEYIRRQLEEEQRHLEMLQEQLLREQAMLLEFKWRELEEQRKAERLHKRLQQEQAYLLSLQHESKQQPGDKTKIPSDHSKPPQTTSTLPPDRTLATAPQAQVLDSVVSVARGAHESSRAPQTTPSDGAKSQAAMPEKTDAVETCPGQPTNSPSPSPAQTETPTDSKPPQAESSEPDRPAESVSHPPQPIREADERYRKNIQGSPQTAPPPKQPPLPPRSSEPFSNGGSSSEASAMHRPMEPQVQWSHLAALKSSNSAAPSPPPPPPPPVVSRSQSFSEPGGVNSSFAQLHLRSQDPHHHHHHHHHHPSPARTDPQPQPPLHHHPQAQTRAEHQASSEEVPPKVPVRTTSRSPVLSRRESPLPSQPGNQGGQRNASNVEQRPLWDRVEKLQPRPGSGSSSGSSNSSSQASPGDRFRPRCESPASSKSEGSPLQRPENVPKKQDEKNLARPTRPADLTALAKELRAVDDVRPIHKVTDYSSSSEESGTTDEDDDEEVDQEAGEESTSGAEDSRAGYPHGFYRRMSNGETESAKTMLVEDSESDQATTPSKDGTLVIRPSTVDIKRLVNLSSSSSSSFSSPSAGSGLGHGQPQPPGHGLAEKNGFAGRIHHLPDLIQQSHHPPSSTTTIPCSSSSSTSSSSSSSFPSSSSHASPAMSPQIPLDKLTAIESQSESNSMSKHKSSSSFTPFIDPRLLQISPSSGSSLNNMAGFGQDGRLVDPLRVDPSRKGSVVNVNPVNTRPPSDTPEIRKYKKRFNSEILCAALWGVNLLVGTESGLMLLDRSGQGKVYPLINRRRIQQMDVLEGLNVLVTISGKKNKLRVYYLSWLRNKILHNDPEVEKKQGWVNVGDLEGCVHYKVVKYERIKFLVLALKNSVEVYAWAPKPYHKFMAFKSFGDLVHKPLLVDLTVEEGQRLKVIYGSCSGFHAVDVDSGAVYDIYLPTHIQTSIQCHAIIILPNTDGIELLVCYEDEGVYVNTYGRITKDVVLQWGEMPTSVAYIRSNQIMGWGEKAIEIRSVETGHLDGVFMHKRAQRLKFLCERNDKVFFASVRPGGASQVYFMTLGRTSLMSW, encoded by the exons GGACGACACGTCAAGACTGGACAGCTGGCTGCCATCAAGGTCATGGACGTCACAGAG gatgaagaggaggaaattaAACTGGAGATCAATATGTTGAAGAAGTATTCCCACCACAGAAACATAGCCACCTACTATGGTGCTTTCATTAAGAAAAGCCCCCCGGGACACGATGACCAGCTATGG CTGGTGATGGAGTTCTGTGGAGCTGGTTCCATCACAGACCTGGTGAAGAACACCAAGGGGAACCAGCTGAAGGAAGACTGGATCGCCTACATCTCCAGAGAGATCCTCAGA GGTCTGGCCCATTTACATGCCCACCACGTCATCCATCGTGACATCAAGGGCCAGAACGTCTTGCTGACTGAGAATGCTGAAGTTAAACTAG TGGACTTTGGTGTGAGTGCTCAGCTGGATCGGACAGTGGGACGGAGAAACACCTTCATCGGGACTCCTTATTGGATGGCTCCTGAGGTTATCGCTTGTGACGAGAACCCAGACGCTACATACGATTACAGA AGTGATCTGTGGTCTTGTGGTATCACAGCTATTGAAATGGCTGAAGGAGCGCCAC ctctgtgtgacATGCACCCTATGCGTGCGCTCTTCCTCATTCCAAGAAACCCTCCTCCTAGGCTCAAATCCAAAAAATG GTCcaaaaagtttttcagtttcatcgAGAGCTGTCTGGTGAAGAACTACACGCAGCGTCCCCCGACGGAGCAGCTGCTGAAGCACCCCTTCATCCGCGACCAGCCCAACGAGAGGCAAGTCCGCATACAGCTCAAAGACCACATCGACCGGAccaagaagaagaggggagagaagg ATGAGACAGAGTATGAGTACAGTGgcagcgaggaggaggaagaggatcccccagagcaggagggagaacCCAG CTCCATTGTCAATGTGCCAGGTGAGTCTACTCTCCGCCGCGACTTCATCCGCCTGCAGCAGGAGAACAAGGAGCGCTCAGAGGCGCTTCGCcgccagcagctcctccaggagcagcagctccGGGAGCAAGAGGAGTACAAGCGCCAACTACTGGCCGAGAGGCAGAAACGCATTGAGCAGcagaaggagcagaggaggcGGCTGGAAGAG CAACAGCGACGTGAACGGGAGATGAGGAGGCAACAGGAGCGTGAGCAGCGTCGCCGTGAGCAAGAGGAGAAGAGGCGTATTGAAGAGATGGATCGTAGACgtaaagaagaggaggaacgCCGGCGGGCCGAGGACGAGAAGAGGAGGAACGATCGCGAACAG GAGTACATCCGAcgtcagctggaggaggagcagagacacCTGGAGATGCTGCAGGAGCAGCTGCTCCGTGAACAGGCCATGCTGCtg GAGTTCAAGTGGCGGGAGCTCGAGGAGCAGCGCAAGGCCGAGCGACTCCATAAGCgcctgcagcaggagcaggcCTACCTGCTGTCGCTCCAGCACGAATCCAAACAGCAGCCTGGCGACAAGACCAAAATCCCCTCAGACCATAGCAAACCCCCACAGACCACCTCCACCCTGCCCCCTGACAGAACCCTAGCAACAGCCCCGCAAGCTCAGGTCCTTGACAGCGTCGTTTCTGTAGCGAGAGGAGCTCACGAGTCCTCCCGAGCCCCTCAGACCACCCCCTCTGACGGCGCTAAATCCCAGGCAGCAATGCCAGAAAAGACTGACGCTGTTGAGACCTGTCCCGGCCAGCCCACAAACTCCCCCAGCCCCAGCCCCGCTCAGACTGAAACCCCAACTGACTCTAAACCTCCCCAGGCAGAGAGTTCGGAGCCCGACAGGCCCGCCGAGTCTGTCAGTCATCCTCCTCAGCCTATCAGAGAG GCCGACGAGCGGTATCGCAAGAATATTCAGGGCTCCCCTCAGACAGCCCCTCCTCCCAAGCAGCCCCCTCTGCCTCCCCGCTCCTCTGAACCGTTCTCCAATGGCGGCTCCTCCTCCGAGGCCTCCGCCATGCACCGGCCCATGGAGCCTCAG GTCCAGTGGTCCCACCTGGCTGCTCTAAAAAGCAGCAACAGCGCcgccccctctcctcctcctcctcctcctccgcccgTGGTCTCTCGCTCCCAGTCCTTCAGCGAGCCCGGCGGCGTGAACTCTAGCTTTGCACAACTCCACCTCCGTTCCCAGGAcccccaccatcaccaccaccaccaccaccaccacccatcGCCCGCACGCACTGACCCCCAGCCCCAAcctcccctccaccaccaccctcagGCCCAGACTAGGGCCGAGCACCAGGCCAGCAGCGAGGAGGTGCCTCCCAAG GTACCAGTGAGGACAACATCCAGGTCTCCTGTACTGTCGCGCCGAGAGTCCCCTCTGCCGTCTCAGCCCGGCAACCAGGGCGGACAGAGGAACGCCAG TAACGTGGAGCAGCGCCCGCTGTGGGACCGAGTGGAGAAGCTGCAGCCTCGGCCCGGCAGCGGCAGCTCCTCCGGCTCCTCCAACTCCAGCTCCCAGGCCAGTCCTGGGGACCGCTTTAGGCCACGCTGTGAGTCTCCTG CTTCCTCCAAATCTGAAGGATCGCCTCTCCAGCGGCCTGAAAATGTTCccaaaaaacaagatgaaaagaaCCTCGCCAGGCCTACTCGACCAGCT GACCTGACTGCTCTGGCCAAGGAGCTCCGCGCAGTAGACGACGTGCGGCCCATCCACAAGGTCACTGACTACTCCTCCTCAAGCGAGGAGTCCGGCACCACTGACGAGGACGACGACGAGGAGGTGGACCAGGAGGCCGGAGAGGAGTCCACTTCGGGAGCTGAGGACTCCAGAGCTGG ATATCCCCATGGCTTCTACAGGAGGATGAGTAACGGGGAGACGGAGTCCGCTAAGACAATGCTGGTTGAAGACTCGGAGAGCGACCAAGCCACCACACCCTCCAAGGACGGCACGCTGGTCATCAGGCCG AGCACGGTTGACATAAAGCGGTTGGTCAatctctcatcctcctcctcctcctccttctcctctccctcggCTGGCTCTGGTCTCGGCCACGGCCAGCCCCAGCCCCCCGGCCACGGCCTCGCAGAGAAAAACGGCTTTGCCGGCCGCATACACCACCTGCCAGACCTTATCCAGCAGAGCCATCACCCCCCTTCCTCCACCACAACCatcccctgctcctcctcctcctccacctcgtcctcctcctcttcctccttcccctcGTCATCTAGCCATGCCAGTCCTGCCATGTCCCCACAGATCCCCCTGGACAAGCTCACTGCCATAGAG TCCCAGTCAGAGAGCAACTCCATGTCCAAACACaagtcttcctcttccttcacTCCCTTCATCGACCCACGCCTTCTCCAGATCTCTCCATCCAGCGGCAGCTCCCTCAACAACATGG CTGGATTTGGGCAGGACGGACGGCTGGTGGATCCGCTGAGGGTCGACCCGTCCCGTAAGGGCTCGGTGGTCAATGTCAACCCGGTCAACACGCGCCCGCCAAGCGACACGCCAGAGATCCGCAAGTACAAGAAGAGGTTCAACTCGGAGATCCTATGTGCTGCACTCTGGG GGGTAAACCTGCTGGTGGGGACAGAGAGCGGTCTGATGCTGCTGGACCGAAGCGGTCAGGGTAAGGTCTACCCCCTGATCAACCGGCGACGCATCCAACAGATGGATGTCCTGGAGGGACTCAATGTCCTGGTCACCATATCAG GTAAAAAGAACAAGCTGCGGGTGTATTACCTGTCGTGGCTCCGAAACAAGATTTTGCACAACGACCCTGAGGTGGAGAAGAAGCAGGGCTGGGTCAATGTGGGCGACCTGGAGGGTTGCGTCCACTACAAAGTCG TGAAGTATGAGAGGATTAAGTTCTTGGTGCTGGCCTTGAAGAATTCTGTGGAGGTGTACGCCTGGGCACCCAAACCCTACCACAAATTCATGGCCTTTAAG tcttttgGCGACCTGGTGCACAAGCCTCTACTGGTTGACCTGACGGTGGAGGagggtcagaggttaaaggtcatcTACGGCTCCTGCTCAGGCTTCCATGCTGTGGATGTGGATTCCGGTGCCGTCTACGACATCTACCTGCCCACACAT ATCCAGACCAGCATCCAGTGTCACGCCATCATCATCTTACCCAACACCGACGGGATCGAGCTGCTGGTGTGTTACGAGGACGAGGGAGTCTAC GTCAACACCTACGGGCGCATCACTAAGGACGTGGTGCTGCAGTGGGGAGAAATGCCAACTTCAGTGG cCTACATTAGGTCAAACCAGATCATGGGCTGGGGTGAGAAGGCCATAGAGATCCGCTCTGTGGAGACGGGACACCTGGACGGCGTCTTCATGCACAAGAGAGCCCAGAGACTCAAGTTCCTTTGTGAGAGGAATGACAAG GTCTTCTTTGCCTCTGTGCGCCCCGGAGGAGCCAGCCAGGTGTACTTCATGACCCTGGGACGCACCTCCCTCATGAGCTGGTAG